DNA sequence from the Raineyella sp. LH-20 genome:
TACCGGTCTATGACAAGCCGATGATCTACTACCCGCTGTCGGCACTGATCTTCGCCGGCATCCGGGACATCCTGGTGATCACCACCCCGCACGACGCGCCGGGGTTCGAGCGGCTGCTCGGGGACGGTTCCCAGTACGGCGTCTCGATCACGTACGCCCAGCAGCCCGAGCCGAAGGGTCTGGCGCAGGCCTTCACCATCGGTGCGGACTTCATCGGTGCCGACCGGGTCTCGCTCGTGCTCGGCGACAACATCTTCTACGGGCCCGGTCTGGGCACTCGGCTGCAGCGCTTCGGTGACATCGAGGGTGCCGCGGTCTTCGCCTACTGGGTGGCCGACCCGACCGCGTACGGCGTGGTGGAGTTCGACGCCGACGGCCGGGCCCTGTCGATCGAGGAGAAGCCGGCCGCGCCGCGGTCCAACTACGCCGTGCCCGGCCTCTACTTCTACGACAACGATGTGGTCGAGATCGCCCGGTCGCTGCGGCCCTCCGCCCGCGGCGAGTACGAGATCTCCGACGTCAACAGCCACTACCTCGACCGGGGACGCCTCCAGGTCGAGGTGCTGCCGAGAGGCACCGCCTGGCTCGACACCGGCACCTTCGACTCCCTCCTCGACGCCTCCAACTACGTGCACACGCTCCAGAAACGCCAGGGACTCCAGGTCGGTTGCCCCGAGGAAGCGGCCTGGCGGATGGGATTCCTCAGCGACGATGAGTTGTGCGCCCGCGCGGAGCGACTGCGCAAGTCCGGATACGGCGATTACCTGCTCCAGCTGCTGCGCCGCGGGCACACCGGGGACTGACCACACGGGGACTGATCCGGAGCGCGGACTGATCCGGAGCGCGGCCGCCTCCGGTCCATCGAGGCCTGATCGGACTGGTGTTGCTGATCGGCCTGGTGTCCGATCGGCCTCGGGCCGACGGTCGCCTGCCCCCACCAGCCAGACGCACCCCGTAGTGCCCATTCGTTCGTGGACGGCCACGAACGAATGACTACAACGGGGTGCGTTTGTGGGAGACGCGTCCAGCGGCCGACATCCACACGACGCTGACACCGACACCGACACCGACACCGACCTCGGCCGACCGGCGACTAGGGTGGACGGAACATCAGCGCGGAAAGGCTGGGTCATGTCAC
Encoded proteins:
- the rfbA gene encoding glucose-1-phosphate thymidylyltransferase RfbA, translated to MRGIILAGGSGTRLNPITLGISKQLVPVYDKPMIYYPLSALIFAGIRDILVITTPHDAPGFERLLGDGSQYGVSITYAQQPEPKGLAQAFTIGADFIGADRVSLVLGDNIFYGPGLGTRLQRFGDIEGAAVFAYWVADPTAYGVVEFDADGRALSIEEKPAAPRSNYAVPGLYFYDNDVVEIARSLRPSARGEYEISDVNSHYLDRGRLQVEVLPRGTAWLDTGTFDSLLDASNYVHTLQKRQGLQVGCPEEAAWRMGFLSDDELCARAERLRKSGYGDYLLQLLRRGHTGD